In Streptomyces sp. SID8374, one genomic interval encodes:
- a CDS encoding TetR/AcrR family transcriptional regulator, which produces MARSSTYHHGDLRAACLRAARELLEEDGSAGLSLRAVARRAGVSATAPYRHYADREALVSAVAAEGYRELATSLAQAHPAPSTPDELAAVAVAYVRFALEHPALFRAMFAEPCDPTSEERVAATEAISQYVRTIVAATFPGADADALSTTVWALVHGLAFLHLDGKLDSSTPEAVAAQVSSAVHALFTASPAMSGTAAAAQPAV; this is translated from the coding sequence ATGGCCCGGAGCAGCACCTACCACCACGGCGATCTGCGCGCCGCCTGCCTTCGTGCCGCGCGCGAGCTCCTGGAGGAGGACGGCAGCGCCGGTCTCTCGCTGCGCGCGGTGGCCCGGCGCGCCGGTGTGTCGGCGACCGCCCCGTACCGCCACTACGCCGACCGCGAGGCCCTGGTCTCGGCGGTGGCCGCCGAGGGGTACCGGGAGCTCGCCACCTCCTTGGCGCAGGCCCACCCCGCGCCCTCGACACCCGATGAACTCGCCGCCGTCGCCGTCGCCTACGTACGGTTCGCACTGGAGCACCCGGCCCTGTTCCGGGCGATGTTCGCGGAGCCCTGCGACCCCACCAGCGAGGAGCGCGTCGCCGCGACCGAGGCCATCTCGCAGTACGTCCGCACCATCGTCGCCGCCACCTTCCCCGGTGCGGACGCGGACGCCCTGTCGACGACGGTCTGGGCCCTCGTCCACGGCCTCGCGTTCCTGCACCTCGACGGCAAGCTGGACTCCTCCACCCCCGAGGCCGTCGCCGCCCAGGTCAGCTCCGCCGTACACGCGCTGTTCACCGCCTCCCCGGCGATGTCCGGCACGGCGGCGGCCGCCCAGCCCGCGGTCTAG
- a CDS encoding DUF5996 family protein, whose protein sequence is MSERLRTWPTLVHDDLAPMVGYVNRVVQVAGKYTLDAPFEVGWGNIVLDVSPRGLRTPTFRQPGVTFSVHYRLLDGDVLIEADTGSRTVSLVQRSVASFFEEFCDAVAELGIDPPRTALVCEIPDCAPTFQHDDVERTWDPRAARLMWEAWDLAAGGLEAWQAPFLGNRPRVGVMWGGFDLSATRHSTRPTEPPPHRPAFQRNAQLSAYVAVGFAFGSDSAPEAGMYAYIWPQPDGLEGRSWGVDGAAWHADAGLVRLPWDRLGGTADPHRAVVAFGDAVYQAAVDLAGWPADLSGPRVDGWYMSRTPPERVRAAEKARQH, encoded by the coding sequence ATGAGCGAACGTCTCCGTACGTGGCCCACGCTGGTCCATGACGATCTGGCACCCATGGTCGGGTACGTGAACCGGGTCGTACAGGTCGCGGGCAAGTACACCCTCGACGCGCCCTTCGAGGTCGGCTGGGGGAACATCGTCCTCGATGTCAGCCCCCGCGGGCTCAGGACGCCGACGTTCCGGCAGCCGGGGGTGACCTTCAGCGTGCACTACCGGTTGCTGGACGGTGACGTCCTCATCGAGGCGGACACGGGATCGCGGACCGTTTCGCTGGTCCAGAGGTCCGTCGCCTCGTTCTTCGAGGAGTTCTGCGACGCGGTGGCCGAGCTGGGCATCGACCCGCCTCGCACCGCGCTGGTATGCGAGATCCCGGATTGCGCGCCGACCTTCCAGCACGATGACGTCGAACGCACCTGGGATCCCCGCGCGGCGCGGCTGATGTGGGAGGCCTGGGATCTCGCCGCCGGCGGGCTGGAGGCGTGGCAGGCGCCCTTCCTCGGGAACCGTCCTCGGGTCGGCGTGATGTGGGGCGGCTTCGACCTGTCGGCGACGCGGCACAGCACGCGGCCCACGGAGCCGCCGCCCCACCGCCCGGCGTTCCAGCGGAACGCCCAGCTCTCCGCGTACGTGGCGGTGGGCTTCGCCTTCGGGAGCGATTCGGCACCGGAGGCGGGGATGTACGCCTACATCTGGCCGCAGCCGGACGGGCTGGAGGGCCGGTCCTGGGGTGTGGACGGCGCGGCCTGGCATGCCGACGCCGGTCTGGTGCGCCTGCCGTGGGACAGGCTCGGTGGGACGGCCGACCCGCACCGGGCCGTCGTGGCGTTCGGCGACGCCGTCTACCAGGCGGCCGTCGACCTGGCGGGATGGCCGGCCGACCTCTCCGGGCCCCGGGTCGACGGCTGGTACATGAGCCGGACCCCGCCCGAGCGCGTACGGGCGGCGGAGAAGGCCCGGCAGCACTGA